A portion of the Agrobacterium tumefaciens genome contains these proteins:
- a CDS encoding carboxyl transferase domain-containing protein, protein MKLTSSLNRDPTFSANVTFMSGLVDDLRQHVEKISKGGGDKARERHLSRGKLLARDRIEALLDPGSPFLEFSQFAAYEVYDEPVPAAGIVTGIGRVAGRECVIVANDATVKGGTYYPLTVKKHLRAQEIAADNHLPCIYLVDSGGANLPNQDEVFPDRDHFGRIFYNQANMSAAGIAQIAVVMGSCTAGGAYVPAMSDQSVIVKNQGTIFLGGPPLVKAATGEVVTAEELGGADVHSRQSGVTDHYAHDDRHALSLTRRIVSTLNRRKRVELDIREPAEPLYPSEELYGIVPTDTRKPFEVREIIARLVDGSEFDEFKALYGTTLVCGFAHIHGYPVGIVANNGILFSESALKGAHFIELCCQRGIPLVFLQNITGFMVGKAYEADGIAKDGAKLVTAVASAKVPKFTVIIGGSFGAGNYGMCGRAYSPRFLWMWPNARISVMGGEQAASVLAQIRRDGIEADGRHWSKEGEEAFKQPIREKYEREGHPYYASARLWDDGIIDPKDTRLVLGLGLSAALNAPIEPTRFGIFRM, encoded by the coding sequence ATGAAGCTTACATCCAGTCTGAACCGCGATCCTACCTTTTCCGCCAACGTCACCTTCATGTCGGGCCTGGTGGATGACCTGCGGCAGCATGTCGAAAAAATCTCCAAGGGCGGCGGCGACAAGGCGCGCGAACGGCATCTGTCACGCGGCAAATTGCTTGCGCGCGACCGGATAGAAGCACTGCTCGATCCCGGGAGTCCGTTTCTCGAATTCTCGCAATTCGCAGCATACGAGGTCTACGACGAACCCGTTCCGGCCGCCGGCATCGTCACCGGCATCGGCCGGGTCGCAGGCCGTGAATGCGTCATCGTGGCCAATGACGCGACGGTGAAAGGCGGCACCTATTATCCGCTGACGGTCAAGAAACATCTGCGCGCGCAAGAGATCGCTGCCGACAACCACCTGCCCTGCATTTATCTGGTCGATTCCGGCGGTGCGAACCTTCCCAATCAGGACGAGGTTTTTCCCGACCGCGATCATTTCGGCCGCATCTTTTACAATCAGGCCAATATGTCGGCGGCAGGCATCGCCCAGATCGCAGTCGTGATGGGAAGCTGTACGGCTGGTGGGGCCTATGTGCCGGCTATGAGCGACCAGTCCGTGATCGTCAAAAATCAGGGCACGATCTTCCTCGGCGGTCCGCCGCTGGTGAAGGCCGCAACGGGCGAAGTGGTGACTGCGGAAGAACTGGGTGGCGCGGATGTGCATTCGCGGCAATCCGGCGTGACTGATCACTATGCCCACGATGACCGCCACGCGCTTTCGCTGACCCGAAGGATCGTCTCCACCCTCAACCGCCGCAAACGCGTGGAGCTGGATATTCGCGAACCCGCAGAACCGCTTTATCCATCGGAGGAGCTTTACGGCATCGTGCCCACCGATACGCGCAAGCCTTTCGAGGTGCGCGAGATCATCGCGCGTCTGGTGGATGGCTCCGAATTCGACGAGTTCAAGGCGCTTTATGGCACGACGCTTGTGTGCGGTTTCGCCCATATCCACGGTTATCCCGTCGGCATCGTCGCCAATAACGGCATTCTGTTTTCGGAATCGGCGCTGAAGGGCGCGCATTTCATCGAACTCTGCTGCCAGCGCGGCATTCCCCTGGTTTTCCTGCAGAACATAACCGGCTTCATGGTCGGCAAGGCCTATGAGGCCGATGGTATCGCCAAGGATGGCGCCAAGCTCGTTACGGCCGTTGCATCGGCTAAAGTGCCGAAATTCACCGTCATTATCGGCGGCTCCTTCGGTGCGGGCAATTACGGCATGTGCGGGCGCGCCTATTCGCCGCGCTTTTTGTGGATGTGGCCGAATGCGCGCATTTCCGTCATGGGCGGCGAGCAGGCGGCATCCGTTCTGGCGCAAATCCGGCGCGACGGCATCGAGGCGGATGGCCGCCACTGGTCCAAGGAGGGCGAGGAGGCGTTCAAACAGCCGATCCGGGAAAAATACGAGCGGGAAGGTCACCCCTATTATGCCAGTGCAAGGCTGTGGGACGATGGCATCATCGACCCGAAGGACACCCGCCTCGTGCTCGGCCTTGGCCTGTCGGCCGCGCTGAACGCGCCGATTGAACCCACCCGTTTCGGCATATTCAGGATGTGA
- a CDS encoding Lrp/AsnC family transcriptional regulator, with amino-acid sequence MIELDSFDQKILHVLGDDGRVSWRDLAARIGLSFTPTLRRVRKLEEEGIIRGYTAVFDENRLLGNMGVFISVTLERQIKEALTTFEHHVASIPEVVGGYQTSGSSDYLIHAMVRDLPHYQQLLDFLTTVPGVSRIQSNFAIKTFVRRSAAFTGGDAP; translated from the coding sequence ATGATTGAGCTCGACAGTTTCGACCAGAAGATTCTCCATGTGCTTGGCGATGACGGGCGTGTGAGCTGGCGCGATCTGGCAGCCCGGATCGGGCTTTCCTTCACGCCGACACTGCGCCGCGTGCGCAAGCTGGAAGAAGAAGGCATCATTCGCGGTTATACCGCCGTGTTCGATGAGAACCGGCTGCTCGGCAATATGGGCGTCTTCATTTCCGTCACGCTGGAACGGCAGATAAAGGAAGCGCTGACGACGTTCGAGCACCATGTCGCCTCCATTCCGGAAGTGGTGGGCGGCTACCAGACGAGCGGCAGTTCCGACTATCTCATTCATGCCATGGTGCGGGATCTACCGCATTATCAGCAGCTTCTGGATTTCCTGACCACGGTTCCCGGTGTGTCGCGCATCCAGTCCAATTTCGCCATCAAGACATTCGTGCGCCGTTCCGCCGCCTTCACCGGAGGTGACGCGCCATAA
- a CDS encoding isovaleryl-CoA dehydrogenase, with amino-acid sequence MSLNLAAIFDADLGPEIAALRDSARAFADDEIAPLAAEIDRNDQFPRQLWPRMGELGLHGITVSEEFGGADMGYLAHCVAMEEISRASASIGLSYGAHSNLCINQIHRWGTEEQKRRYLPKLVSGEHVGSLAMSETEAGSDVVSMRLKAERKGDVYVLNGTKMWITNGHEADTLVVYAKTDMSAGARGITAFLIEKGFKGFRPAQKLDKLGMRGSPTSELVFTDCEVPEENLLGRLNDGVTVLMSGLDYERAVLAAGPVGIMQAAIDLVLPYARERKQFGKPIGEFQLVQGKLADIYSAMNASRAYVYAVARACDNGRITRQDAAGAILFAAERATRVALDAIQLLGGSGYVNESPAGRLLRDAKLYEIGAGTSEIRRMLIGRELVKGNG; translated from the coding sequence ATGAGTTTGAACCTCGCCGCCATTTTCGATGCCGATCTCGGCCCGGAAATCGCAGCATTGCGCGACAGCGCAAGAGCATTCGCAGACGATGAAATAGCGCCGCTCGCAGCAGAAATCGATCGCAACGATCAGTTTCCGCGCCAGCTCTGGCCGCGGATGGGTGAACTCGGTCTGCACGGTATTACCGTTTCGGAGGAATTCGGCGGTGCTGACATGGGCTATCTCGCTCATTGCGTGGCGATGGAGGAGATAAGCCGCGCTTCCGCGTCCATCGGCCTGTCCTATGGCGCCCATTCCAACCTCTGCATCAACCAGATTCATCGCTGGGGAACGGAAGAGCAGAAGCGGCGATATCTGCCGAAGCTGGTTTCGGGCGAGCATGTCGGTTCGCTCGCCATGAGCGAGACGGAGGCCGGCTCGGATGTCGTCTCGATGCGGCTGAAGGCGGAACGTAAGGGCGACGTCTATGTGCTGAACGGCACAAAGATGTGGATCACCAACGGTCACGAGGCAGACACGCTGGTTGTCTACGCCAAGACGGACATGTCCGCCGGTGCGCGTGGCATCACGGCCTTTCTGATCGAAAAAGGCTTCAAGGGTTTTCGCCCCGCACAAAAACTCGACAAGCTTGGCATGCGCGGCTCACCCACCTCCGAACTGGTGTTTACGGATTGCGAGGTCCCGGAGGAAAACCTCCTCGGGCGCTTGAACGACGGCGTGACGGTGCTGATGAGCGGGCTTGATTACGAGCGCGCGGTGCTGGCTGCCGGCCCTGTTGGCATCATGCAGGCGGCTATCGATCTGGTGCTACCCTATGCGCGCGAGCGCAAGCAATTCGGCAAGCCGATCGGCGAATTCCAGCTGGTGCAGGGAAAGCTTGCCGATATCTATTCGGCCATGAACGCCTCCCGCGCCTATGTCTATGCCGTGGCGCGCGCCTGCGACAATGGCCGCATCACAAGGCAGGATGCGGCAGGTGCGATCCTGTTTGCCGCCGAGCGGGCGACGCGAGTTGCACTGGATGCAATCCAGCTTCTCGGCGGTTCCGGCTATGTCAATGAAAGTCCGGCCGGGCGGCTGCTTCGGGACGCCAAGCTTTATGAAATCGGCGCGGGCACCAGCGAAATCCGCCGGATGCTGATCGGCCGCGAACTGGTCAAAGGCAATGGGTGA